The following are from one region of the Ignavibacteriales bacterium genome:
- a CDS encoding 4Fe-4S binding protein, with the protein MAVKEKIIRNKEKPIQKYRFIIQSLFVLLCTWIGIEFFLFVRYLETNGTAAFYNRPPGVEGFLPISSMMSLYYFFITGEIHSAHPAGLFIFAAIILVSLTFGKAFCSWLCPIGFLSELIGDFGEKLFKRKIQLPRFLDYPLRSLKYILLAFFVYAIFFLMSEIAIKAFLDSPYNIVADIKMFQFFAKISRLSLVVLSVLFLLSIPIRGFWCRFLCPYGALLGLVSFLSPTKIKRNANSCIDCGKCSKVCPSAIKVDKVITVLSDECTSCLNCVDVCPVENTLDIRTVIGKKKISKKIVAVGVAFIFIIVTGLGILTGHWQNKISKEEYLIHYQNMESYGHPTGVEATKKFDKEANDYYNENKYGNKK; encoded by the coding sequence ATGGCTGTTAAGGAAAAGATAATTCGGAATAAAGAAAAACCGATTCAAAAGTATCGATTCATAATCCAAAGTTTATTTGTATTGCTTTGTACTTGGATTGGAATTGAGTTTTTCTTGTTCGTCCGTTATTTGGAAACTAATGGTACGGCGGCTTTTTATAATCGTCCGCCGGGAGTTGAAGGATTCTTACCAATCAGCTCTATGATGAGCTTGTACTACTTTTTTATTACAGGTGAAATTCATTCTGCACATCCAGCCGGACTATTTATATTTGCAGCAATAATTTTAGTCTCTCTAACTTTTGGCAAAGCATTTTGCAGTTGGTTATGTCCAATTGGATTTCTTTCCGAGTTAATTGGTGATTTTGGTGAAAAACTCTTTAAAAGAAAAATACAGTTACCCAGGTTCTTGGATTATCCACTCCGCAGTTTAAAATATATCCTGCTTGCATTTTTTGTTTATGCAATCTTCTTTTTGATGAGCGAAATTGCCATCAAAGCATTTCTTGATAGCCCGTACAATATAGTTGCAGATATTAAGATGTTTCAATTCTTCGCTAAGATTTCCCGGCTCTCTTTAGTCGTGCTTTCAGTTTTATTTCTACTATCAATTCCAATCAGAGGATTCTGGTGCAGGTTTTTATGCCCATATGGAGCACTGCTTGGTTTGGTATCTTTCTTAAGTCCAACTAAAATTAAAAGGAATGCAAACAGTTGTATTGATTGCGGCAAATGTTCAAAAGTTTGTCCATCTGCTATAAAAGTTGATAAGGTAATTACAGTTCTATCTGATGAATGCACAAGCTGCCTTAATTGTGTTGATGTTTGTCCGGTTGAAAATACTTTAGATATCCGAACCGTTATTGGTAAGAAAAAGATTTCCAAAAAAATAGTTGCAGTCGGAGTTGCTTTCATTTTTATAATAGTTACTGGTTTGGGAATATTGACCGGACATTGGCAGAATAAAATTTCTAAAGAAGAATATTTGATTCATTACCAGAATATGGAAAGTTATGGTCATCCAACCGGAGTTGAAGCTACTAAAAAATTTGATAAAGAAGCAAACGATTATTATAATGAAAATAAATATGGTAACAAGAAATGA
- a CDS encoding creatininase family protein: MKTIFIASLFIGVSIFIISNKIIAQEEVKDDLVFKYEELTSPDFKDAVTKSEGTVIIPFGILEKHGPHLPLGTDLLDARELSIRAVNSEYSIIFPQYYFGQIFEAKHQPGTIAYSSKIIWDLLQETCSELSRNGLKKIIIVNGHGGNNNFLKYFCQAQLESRKDYAVYLYTPTNDPVVEKKIAEMRKTTGDNHAGETETATMLANRPDLVQLDKSNSQSGEDQNRLGDFKDGFTGIWWYAKYPNHYAGDGSKATKELGEFILNTSVVQLTKFIKQVKQDTKALELQKEFFNETENPLKTKDK, from the coding sequence ATGAAAACGATTTTTATTGCAAGTCTCTTTATTGGTGTTTCAATTTTCATAATTTCCAATAAAATCATTGCACAGGAAGAAGTAAAAGATGATCTGGTATTTAAATATGAGGAGCTAACTTCACCTGATTTTAAGGATGCGGTAACTAAATCTGAAGGTACAGTTATTATTCCATTTGGGATTTTAGAGAAGCATGGACCACATCTTCCACTTGGCACTGATTTGTTAGATGCAAGAGAGCTTTCCATAAGAGCAGTCAATAGTGAATACTCAATAATTTTTCCACAATATTATTTTGGACAAATCTTTGAGGCTAAACATCAACCAGGAACAATTGCATACAGCAGTAAAATAATATGGGATCTGCTTCAGGAAACCTGCTCTGAACTTTCCCGGAATGGATTAAAGAAAATAATTATTGTGAACGGACATGGTGGTAATAATAATTTTCTGAAATATTTTTGCCAGGCTCAGTTAGAGAGTAGGAAGGATTATGCCGTTTATTTATACACGCCAACTAACGATCCTGTAGTTGAAAAAAAAATTGCAGAGATGCGTAAAACTACGGGGGATAATCATGCAGGTGAAACGGAAACAGCTACAATGTTAGCGAATAGACCGGACTTAGTTCAACTTGATAAATCTAATAGTCAGAGTGGTGAAGATCAAAATCGTTTAGGTGATTTCAAAGATGGGTTTACCGGGATATGGTGGTATGCAAAATATCCAAATCATTATGCCGGCGATGGAAGTAAAGCTACTAAGGAATTGGGTGAATTTATATTAAATACCAGTGTGGTTCAACTAACAAAATTTATTAAACAAGTAAAGCAGGATACAAAAGCATTAGAGTTGCAGAAAGAATTCTTTAATGAAACTGAAAATCCGCTGAAGACAAAAGATAAATAG
- a CDS encoding methyltransferase domain-containing protein: protein MTVQSNQEFFDDISEFYDGMIGFSFALSRRKEMLKKFLKDEFKSVADLGCGSGLDSISLASLGLEVTGFDLSQKMIDNAKKNSISAGFDISFQQSSLDKIDRAFYGKFNVAFSMGNTFANLNLSQLKLALKKISLLLKMNGRVVIQILNYSQIIKTGDRIVNINNREGFTFIRFYDFFPTHFNFNIIKFKSDNPGERELYTTKLYPHNKEAFQYLLRKEGFRKIKFYGSLSLDKFIQNQSKDLIIVADK, encoded by the coding sequence ATGACTGTACAATCTAATCAAGAATTTTTTGATGACATTTCTGAGTTTTATGATGGAATGATTGGTTTTAGCTTTGCACTTTCAAGAAGAAAAGAAATGCTTAAAAAATTTTTAAAAGATGAATTTAAAAGTGTTGCTGATTTAGGCTGCGGAAGCGGATTAGATTCGATTTCATTGGCATCACTTGGATTGGAAGTAACCGGCTTTGACTTATCCCAAAAGATGATAGATAATGCAAAAAAGAATTCCATTAGTGCCGGGTTTGATATTTCATTTCAGCAATCAAGCCTGGATAAAATTGATCGGGCATTCTATGGTAAATTTAATGTTGCTTTTTCTATGGGGAACACATTTGCTAATTTAAACTTATCACAGTTAAAACTTGCCCTTAAGAAAATTTCATTGTTGCTAAAGATGAATGGAAGGGTTGTAATTCAAATCTTAAACTACAGTCAAATAATTAAAACTGGTGATAGGATTGTAAATATTAATAATCGGGAAGGTTTTACATTCATCCGTTTTTATGATTTCTTTCCAACACACTTTAATTTTAATATCATCAAATTCAAATCTGATAATCCAGGCGAAAGAGAATTATACACCACAAAATTGTACCCGCATAATAAGGAAGCATTTCAATATCTGTTAAGGAAAGAAGGATTTAGGAAAATCAAATTTTATGGAAGTCTTTCGCTGGACAAATTTATTCAAAACCAATCAAAAGATTTAATTATAGTAGCTGATAAATAA
- a CDS encoding lamin tail domain-containing protein has product MSKTKLLFIIISFSILASSVFPQEIHSLTNKSPLIRENQSSQLFINEFMANNILSYKNPLGEYEDWIEIYNSSDAPIDLTGYYLSDDLQSINFWKIPSGQPSLTTIPAKGFLILYADGKPGKGAVHLNFKLDNEKEKIFLIDKDGTTILDSITYQNQFRDISFGRFPDGYANWNYFIINSHGSKNQQGFTGFANPPSIEQASGFYTNNVTVSVTPNINTDNIFYTLDGSDPSGTSSKYTVPVQISQTSIFKARTINPGLLPSQIISKTFFVNANHSLPVLTLMTDPKNLFDPATGIYVNNKDGREWERFAELEYFRNKSLEFHSPAGLRIQGNTGPNDYKKKSFRAYFRKGYGEDMLNYQLYPNDLVESFNQLVFRAGYDDSMEPTSDGKNATANLLRDPIVTELWRQTGGLTPQSSFCVLYLNEKFNGIYDIKESIDFDFITDHLKYLDMDIFRTRWDSTELVYGNRNKWQELVSFFQNNTFVSDEKIVEAGKILDLDNFTTLQALVNGSEYNTWGYGVFMFREKTDAAKWQWTIWDADRSYNDVNWNGFTNQYNPVGLFLDNLITKKLLQNQSYKIKFINRIADLLNTTFSASNVNSIIDSLAQSISPEIPAEVSKWNNSVTKWNENVDYLRNFASQRPAIVRQQMNNYFHLNGLAELSVDISSGKGTIQINSVNISQFPWTGNYFKNIPVTVTAIPSTGYRFVGWSDPSLPSNQSITLNLTGDKTLAAIFTKLGNSNAELITPKRIRPGQHFPFIVRLRDDNWEINPIDQTPMQILFNGAHTDTTIKIKRGAGTGVVQINSTSDFVLSVQNGNTQPNQKTIEISSIPTTSYSGTLPIGDVVWDNTADRLITGNLNIPAGCNLIIKQGTWVVVKKYINFNVQGKITVEGTENEPVVITSEKWTEPWGGMEFKTGVASFRYCIVLNGGGDQSKGNPTSDGWHTGHQHIFFGKDNSEFNFDECFFLYSPGKVFGAQDSKVNVTNCVTSFVWLGGEFHRVLLSYKDSHLMNLPNDDHIYTEDIDTDGFHIDFVNPNYPQFSVIDHCYFITGKDDAIDHHYARLKISNCWLEDFIHEGVAASGGDTVKIFNTVSLKNDQGFEAGWTESGVNKGPFVFIDHCVAVDNNVGLRIGDSYDWTYKDFMKVTNSIIYNNKDNIWNYLNSTHAPLAGALDISYSMTNDADYNNSPDCITGVPQFDPYYYLVSGSPGINMGIRGTNLGRIDSSEINLSSLVINEIMYNASSAMNSKDWIELYNPKAEDQDISGWIIKDEDSTHSFQIPSNTIIPAGGYWVVCEDSITFKQIYPDVKNFSGNIPFGFGNNDQVRVFKSTGQIIDSVAYKNSLPWPVEADGKGYSLIIIDPKKDHSQPNNWTKSTLAGGSPGKSNILTSIEIKSEKVLPKEFVLEQNFPNPFNPGTTIKYSLPFESNIKVIVYNSIGQIVKELVNGIRQAGQYQTTFDGSKLSSGIYFYSMNASSISGKESYRSVKKMIILK; this is encoded by the coding sequence ATGTCCAAAACAAAATTGCTCTTTATAATTATTTCATTCTCAATATTAGCCAGCAGCGTATTTCCACAAGAGATTCATTCTTTAACAAATAAATCCCCGCTAATTAGAGAAAACCAGAGTTCACAATTATTTATAAATGAATTTATGGCTAACAATATATTATCATATAAAAATCCTCTTGGTGAATACGAAGACTGGATAGAAATTTATAATTCCAGCGATGCGCCAATCGATCTTACTGGCTATTATCTGTCGGATGATCTTCAATCAATTAATTTCTGGAAGATACCATCCGGACAGCCAAGTTTAACAACCATCCCGGCAAAAGGATTTTTAATTCTTTATGCCGATGGAAAACCTGGGAAAGGTGCAGTTCATCTTAACTTTAAGCTGGATAATGAAAAGGAAAAGATTTTTTTAATTGACAAAGATGGTACAACAATTCTTGATAGCATTACTTATCAAAATCAATTTAGAGATATTTCATTCGGACGTTTTCCAGACGGCTATGCAAACTGGAATTATTTTATTATTAATTCTCATGGTTCTAAAAATCAACAAGGTTTTACTGGTTTTGCAAATCCTCCCAGCATAGAACAAGCCTCTGGATTTTATACGAACAATGTAACAGTTTCAGTTACTCCAAATATAAATACTGATAATATCTTCTACACGCTCGACGGATCGGATCCATCTGGGACATCATCTAAATACACAGTTCCTGTACAAATTAGTCAGACATCAATTTTCAAAGCAAGAACAATTAATCCTGGATTACTGCCAAGCCAAATTATTAGCAAAACGTTTTTTGTTAATGCAAATCATTCCTTGCCGGTTCTTACATTAATGACTGATCCTAAAAATTTGTTTGATCCTGCCACAGGAATTTATGTTAACAATAAAGATGGGCGAGAATGGGAAAGGTTTGCTGAGTTAGAATATTTCAGAAACAAATCTCTTGAATTCCACTCTCCGGCTGGATTGCGAATACAAGGAAACACTGGACCAAACGATTATAAGAAAAAATCTTTCCGTGCTTATTTTCGGAAAGGATATGGTGAAGACATGCTGAACTATCAACTTTATCCAAATGATTTGGTTGAGTCATTTAATCAACTTGTGTTTAGAGCCGGTTACGATGATAGCATGGAACCAACTTCCGATGGAAAAAATGCTACTGCGAATTTGCTCCGCGATCCGATTGTAACTGAGTTATGGAGGCAAACTGGTGGATTAACTCCGCAAAGCAGTTTTTGTGTTTTGTACTTGAATGAAAAATTTAATGGAATCTACGATATAAAAGAAAGTATTGATTTCGACTTTATCACTGATCATTTAAAATATTTGGATATGGATATTTTTAGAACAAGATGGGATTCTACGGAACTTGTTTATGGCAACCGGAATAAATGGCAGGAATTGGTAAGCTTTTTTCAGAATAATACTTTTGTAAGTGATGAGAAAATTGTTGAAGCTGGAAAGATTTTAGACTTAGATAACTTTACAACTCTTCAGGCTTTGGTTAATGGTTCAGAATATAATACGTGGGGATATGGTGTTTTTATGTTCAGAGAAAAAACTGATGCAGCTAAATGGCAATGGACTATCTGGGATGCTGACCGCTCTTATAATGATGTTAACTGGAATGGTTTTACTAATCAGTATAATCCGGTAGGATTATTTTTAGATAACCTGATAACAAAAAAACTTTTACAGAATCAATCTTATAAAATTAAATTTATTAATCGAATAGCGGATTTATTAAATACAACTTTTTCAGCTTCGAATGTAAACTCAATCATTGACTCGCTTGCGCAAAGCATTTCTCCAGAAATTCCGGCTGAAGTTAGCAAGTGGAATAATAGTGTTACCAAATGGAATGAGAATGTCGACTATCTTAGAAACTTTGCAAGTCAAAGACCAGCTATTGTTCGTCAACAAATGAACAATTATTTTCATCTTAATGGACTGGCAGAATTATCAGTTGATATTTCCAGTGGTAAAGGAACAATACAAATCAATTCCGTTAACATTAGTCAATTTCCGTGGACAGGAAATTACTTTAAGAATATTCCGGTTACTGTAACAGCTATTCCATCCACCGGTTACCGTTTTGTAGGATGGTCAGATCCTTCATTACCATCAAACCAATCCATCACTTTGAATTTAACGGGAGATAAAACTCTGGCAGCTATTTTTACAAAGTTGGGGAATTCTAATGCAGAACTTATAACTCCAAAACGAATTAGACCCGGACAACATTTTCCTTTTATTGTGCGGTTGCGGGACGATAACTGGGAAATAAATCCTATTGACCAGACACCGATGCAAATATTATTTAATGGAGCGCACACTGATACTACTATAAAAATAAAACGTGGTGCAGGTACCGGTGTTGTTCAAATCAATTCTACATCGGATTTTGTTTTAAGTGTTCAAAATGGGAACACACAACCAAATCAAAAGACAATTGAGATCTCTTCCATTCCAACAACCTCCTACTCAGGTACTCTTCCAATTGGTGATGTTGTGTGGGATAACACGGCAGACAGGTTAATAACTGGGAATTTAAATATTCCTGCAGGTTGTAATTTAATTATAAAACAAGGTACCTGGGTTGTGGTTAAAAAGTATATTAATTTTAATGTGCAAGGTAAAATAACTGTTGAAGGAACAGAGAATGAACCAGTTGTAATTACTTCTGAAAAATGGACTGAGCCCTGGGGCGGAATGGAATTTAAAACTGGTGTAGCTTCTTTCCGATATTGCATTGTTCTTAACGGAGGCGGCGATCAATCCAAAGGCAATCCAACAAGCGATGGTTGGCATACAGGTCATCAGCATATTTTTTTCGGAAAGGATAATTCTGAATTTAATTTTGATGAATGTTTCTTTTTGTATTCACCCGGTAAAGTTTTTGGCGCACAGGATAGCAAAGTAAATGTAACTAATTGTGTTACATCTTTTGTTTGGTTGGGTGGAGAATTTCATCGTGTGTTGTTAAGTTACAAAGACAGCCATTTGATGAATCTTCCGAATGATGACCACATTTATACTGAGGACATTGATACAGATGGATTCCACATCGATTTTGTTAATCCGAATTATCCACAATTCTCAGTTATTGATCACTGCTATTTTATTACCGGAAAAGATGATGCGATTGATCATCATTATGCAAGACTTAAAATTTCAAACTGCTGGCTGGAAGATTTTATTCATGAAGGTGTTGCTGCATCAGGTGGTGATACGGTAAAAATATTTAATACAGTTTCTCTAAAAAACGATCAGGGATTTGAAGCTGGATGGACTGAAAGCGGCGTTAACAAAGGTCCATTTGTATTTATAGATCATTGCGTTGCTGTTGATAATAATGTTGGTTTAAGAATTGGCGATAGTTATGATTGGACTTATAAAGATTTTATGAAAGTAACTAACTCTATCATTTATAATAACAAAGATAATATTTGGAACTACCTTAACAGCACCCACGCTCCGCTTGCTGGCGCTCTTGATATTTCTTATTCAATGACAAATGATGCCGACTATAATAATTCACCTGATTGCATTACTGGTGTGCCGCAATTCGATCCATACTATTATCTTGTATCTGGCTCGCCGGGAATCAATATGGGAATTCGCGGAACAAATTTGGGAAGAATTGATTCTTCAGAAATCAATTTAAGTTCTTTGGTGATTAATGAAATAATGTATAACGCTTCGTCTGCTATGAATTCCAAGGACTGGATTGAGCTGTATAATCCAAAGGCAGAAGACCAGGATATTTCTGGTTGGATTATTAAAGATGAAGACAGCACACATTCGTTTCAAATCCCATCCAATACGATAATTCCAGCAGGAGGATACTGGGTTGTGTGTGAGGATTCAATTACATTCAAACAAATTTATCCTGATGTGAAAAATTTTTCTGGAAACATTCCTTTTGGATTTGGGAATAATGACCAGGTTCGCGTTTTCAAATCAACTGGACAAATAATTGATAGTGTTGCCTATAAAAATTCGTTGCCATGGCCTGTTGAAGCAGATGGAAAAGGATACAGCCTGATAATTATTGATCCAAAAAAGGATCATTCACAACCAAACAATTGGACAAAATCAACACTGGCAGGCGGTTCACCTGGTAAATCAAATATATTAACAAGTATAGAAATAAAATCGGAAAAAGTTTTACCAAAGGAATTTGTACTCGAACAAAATTTTCCTAATCCTTTTAATCCAGGCACAACCATAAAATATTCTCTTCCTTTTGAAAGTAATATAAAAGTGATTGTTTACAATTCGATTGGACAAATTGTTAAGGAATTAGTAAATGGCATCAGACAAGCTGGTCAATATCAGACAACATTCGATGGATCTAAATTATCCTCGGGTATATATTTCTATTCAATGAATGCATCATCAATTAGTGGGAAAGAAAGTTACAGGTCGGTTAAGAAAATGATAATATTAAAATAA
- the recN gene encoding DNA repair protein RecN: MLKSLQIQDYALIEKINVDFGAGLNIITGETGAGKSILIDAMSLLLGERATTEVIRKYASKTVVEGIFDVTGNDNVKKLIEENDLEVQPELIMRREISLKGSNRCFINDTPVSLSLIKDVGNFLVDLHGQHEHQSLLRSETHIETLDDFGNYKDDLIEYNSRRQNLLSLLNDLKILKAKEAILSEKKEFYAYQIKEIDSVSPVEGEEEKLVEELKILENAERLLQSTNEIYQNIYDKDNAVYNSLVKIKNELIELAKIDKSFSDSRDECESVLTQIKDIAEFVRTYKEKIDLEPERLEEVRDRLGAISLLKKKYGGSLKSVIEHRYKIGEEFNLAENFAQRISELDNEIIEVQNECGKVAGRLSKKRLETSQIIKSEAIKALSFLGISDAQFEVKIEQQSAEPSDNFILFNNKKYKFNNRGIDEVEFYISTNKGEDPKPLVKVASGGEVSRIMLALKSILAKNEQLPLLIFDEIDTGVSGRVAQKVGLNLKSLASFHQIIAITHLPQIAGLADHHYGVEKIQNEERVTSSIRKLSKEERVREVAKLLSGEEITTASLKSAKELMGI; this comes from the coding sequence ATGCTTAAATCTCTTCAAATACAAGACTATGCTCTGATTGAAAAAATCAATGTTGATTTTGGCGCAGGATTGAATATTATAACCGGTGAAACCGGTGCTGGTAAGTCCATCCTGATAGATGCCATGAGTTTGCTGCTTGGAGAACGAGCGACCACTGAAGTAATTAGAAAGTATGCTTCTAAAACAGTTGTGGAAGGAATTTTTGATGTAACTGGAAACGATAACGTAAAAAAGCTGATTGAAGAGAATGATTTGGAAGTGCAGCCTGAATTAATAATGCGGAGAGAAATCTCTCTTAAAGGTTCTAACCGATGTTTTATAAATGACACTCCGGTTTCTCTTTCATTGATTAAGGATGTAGGAAATTTTTTAGTCGATCTTCACGGGCAGCATGAACATCAATCACTGCTGCGAAGTGAAACGCATATTGAAACCTTGGATGACTTTGGAAATTATAAAGATGATTTGATTGAGTATAATTCAAGAAGGCAAAATTTACTTTCCTTGTTGAACGATTTAAAAATCTTAAAAGCTAAGGAAGCAATACTTAGCGAAAAGAAAGAGTTTTATGCCTATCAAATAAAGGAGATTGATTCCGTTTCGCCAGTTGAAGGCGAAGAAGAAAAATTGGTTGAAGAATTAAAAATTCTTGAAAATGCAGAACGGCTTCTGCAATCAACAAATGAGATTTACCAAAATATATACGACAAAGATAACGCCGTATATAATTCTTTGGTAAAAATAAAAAATGAATTGATTGAATTAGCTAAAATTGATAAATCATTTTCTGATTCCAGAGATGAATGTGAATCAGTCCTAACTCAAATAAAAGATATAGCTGAGTTTGTAAGAACCTATAAAGAAAAAATTGATTTGGAACCGGAACGATTGGAAGAAGTGAGGGACAGATTAGGTGCAATAAGCTTGTTAAAGAAAAAGTATGGCGGATCTTTAAAAAGTGTAATTGAGCATAGATATAAAATTGGTGAAGAGTTCAATCTTGCAGAAAATTTTGCTCAGAGAATTTCGGAATTGGATAATGAAATAATAGAAGTGCAGAATGAATGTGGAAAGGTTGCTGGTCGTTTATCAAAAAAGCGTTTGGAAACTTCTCAGATCATCAAATCGGAAGCTATAAAAGCATTAAGCTTTCTTGGAATTTCTGATGCGCAGTTTGAAGTAAAGATTGAACAACAATCAGCAGAACCGTCTGACAATTTTATTTTGTTTAATAATAAAAAATACAAATTCAATAATCGTGGAATTGATGAAGTTGAATTTTATATTTCTACTAACAAAGGTGAAGATCCAAAACCGCTTGTAAAGGTAGCCTCTGGTGGTGAGGTTTCCCGAATTATGCTTGCCTTAAAGTCCATCCTTGCCAAGAACGAACAACTTCCGCTCCTTATCTTTGATGAAATTGATACCGGAGTAAGCGGACGAGTTGCACAAAAAGTTGGGCTGAATCTTAAATCGTTAGCTTCTTTTCATCAGATAATTGCAATCACACATTTGCCGCAAATCGCCGGATTAGCGGACCATCATTACGGTGTTGAAAAAATTCAAAACGAAGAACGAGTAACGAGTTCGATAAGGAAATTATCAAAAGAAGAAAGAGTTCGCGAAGTTGCAAAACTTTTAAGCGGCGAAGAGATCACAACTGCAAGTCTTAAAAGCGCTAAAGAATTGATGGGAATATGA
- a CDS encoding YCF48-related protein — translation MNRIFAFIIFVNIVGITNAQWDWQNPLPQGNLLNSVTFISTTTGWAVGNEGTIIKTTNGGSTWTSQSSETTNHLCGVTFIDEINGTAVGWNGTIIKTTDGGINWNKQESDPTLIVYGVSFVDTDNGLAVGWNGIIIKTTNGGKTWELQHSGTTNALLSVSFIDLNNGIAVGVNGTILKTINGGKTWELQPIGTTNNLTGVSFTDANNGTSVGAAGPILKTTNGGTTWTSQSSGTTEYLFGVSFIDANNGTAVGSNGTILKTINEGITWDKQFSGTTLDVYGVSFTDANNGTVVGMNGTIIRTTNGGITWELQPSGTINYLYDISFTDTNNCIAVGDNGIILKTTDKGNHWIKQISGMTNKLLGVSFTNKNDGIVVGSGGTILKTTDGGITWKQQESGTTNYLFDVSFSDVNDGIIVGSNSVILRTTNGGITWNKPFIDATISFYGVSFISQSGKSVATIVGLYGAIFKSTNGGVDWKYQLSGTGRILNSVSFTDINNGTVVGLNGTILRTTNGGLTWIMQTSGTTNDLFGVSFTDANNGTAVGDYGTILKTTNGGTIWTSQSSGTEEYLHSVSFKDASNGIVVGDHGTILRTTNGGATFVGEENSSTKPQEFILEQNYPNPFNPLTTIRYQIPHVGFVSLKVYDALCREVATLVNEEKLKGYYEMEFDANNLSSGIYFYHLRTDDFIQTKKMILLK, via the coding sequence TTGAATAGAATATTTGCATTTATAATTTTTGTAAACATTGTTGGCATTACAAACGCACAATGGGATTGGCAAAATCCATTACCACAGGGAAATTTGCTTAATAGCGTAACATTTATTTCTACAACGACGGGCTGGGCTGTCGGAAATGAAGGCACTATTATAAAGACGACAAACGGTGGTTCAACATGGACTTCACAATCGAGTGAAACCACAAACCATTTGTGTGGTGTCACTTTTATTGATGAAATCAATGGGACAGCTGTTGGTTGGAACGGTACAATCATAAAAACTACTGATGGAGGAATAAACTGGAATAAACAAGAAAGTGACCCTACGCTCATTGTTTACGGAGTCTCTTTTGTCGATACGGATAATGGGCTTGCAGTTGGTTGGAATGGTATAATTATAAAAACAACAAATGGTGGAAAAACATGGGAATTACAACATAGTGGGACAACAAATGCTTTATTAAGCGTTTCTTTTATCGACTTGAATAATGGGATTGCTGTCGGTGTTAATGGTACAATTCTAAAAACCATAAATGGTGGAAAAACATGGGAACTACAACCAATTGGAACAACAAACAATTTAACTGGAGTCTCATTTACAGATGCAAATAACGGGACATCTGTTGGTGCTGCTGGTCCAATCCTAAAAACAACTAATGGCGGAACAACATGGACTTCACAATCCAGCGGAACAACAGAATATTTATTTGGAGTCTCTTTTATCGATGCAAATAATGGAACAGCTGTTGGTTCTAACGGAACAATCCTAAAAACCATTAATGAAGGAATAACTTGGGATAAACAATTTAGTGGAACTACGCTCGATGTTTACGGCGTTTCTTTCACTGATGCAAATAATGGAACTGTCGTCGGTATGAACGGTACTATCATTAGAACTACAAATGGTGGTATAACATGGGAATTACAACCAAGTGGAACAATCAATTATCTATATGATATATCTTTTACTGATACAAATAATTGCATAGCAGTTGGCGATAATGGAATAATACTTAAAACTACAGACAAAGGAAATCACTGGATAAAACAAATAAGTGGTATGACAAACAAATTACTTGGTGTTTCCTTTACAAATAAAAATGATGGGATCGTCGTTGGTTCCGGAGGTACAATCCTTAAAACAACAGACGGTGGAATAACTTGGAAACAACAAGAAAGTGGAACTACAAATTATTTGTTTGATGTCAGCTTTAGTGATGTAAATGATGGGATAATAGTTGGTTCAAATAGTGTTATTCTTAGAACAACCAATGGAGGTATAACATGGAATAAGCCTTTCATCGATGCAACCATTTCCTTTTATGGGGTCTCATTTATCTCTCAAAGTGGGAAAAGTGTTGCAACTATTGTTGGTTTGTATGGAGCAATATTCAAAAGTACAAATGGTGGAGTAGACTGGAAATACCAATTAAGCGGTACAGGTCGTATTTTGAATAGTGTCTCTTTTACCGATATAAATAACGGGACAGTTGTTGGTCTTAATGGGACAATCTTAAGAACAACTAATGGGGGACTAACTTGGATTATGCAAACAAGTGGGACAACAAACGATCTATTTGGAGTCTCCTTTACCGATGCAAATAATGGGACTGCTGTTGGTGATTATGGCACAATCTTGAAAACTACAAACGGAGGAACAATCTGGACTTCACAATCAAGTGGAACAGAAGAATATTTGCATAGTGTTTCTTTTAAAGATGCAAGTAATGGGATAGTTGTAGGTGATCATGGAACAATTCTAAGAACCACAAATGGTGGTGCTACTTTCGTCGGTGAAGAAAATAGCAGCACTAAACCACAAGAGTTTATACTTGAACAAAATTATCCCAATCCATTCAACCCACTCACAACTATTCGATATCAAATCCCTCATGTAGGATTTGTCTCATTAAAAGTTTATGATGCACTGTGCAGAGAAGTGGCTACGTTAGTGAATGAAGAAAAACTAAAGGGATATTATGAAATGGAATTTGATGCTAACAATCTTTCAAGCGGAATTTATTTTTATCACCTGAGAACAGATGATTTTATCCAAACTAAAAAGATGATATTGTTGAAGTAA